One stretch of Cohnella algarum DNA includes these proteins:
- a CDS encoding histidine phosphatase family protein, with product MKIGLIRHYRVLKPLPDKKLVSGAELGRWFAEYEEADIELGTTALGDTRWSRCFSSDLPRAAKTAEHVFRGPVRFLPDLREIPAPEFGRWLKLPVPAWFVLIRASEWINRKSRRDIKEAKRRIARVLDEALSESEADTLIVSHAAMMVYLRKELIARGFKGPSFFVPENGRLYVFEKDNELEEK from the coding sequence ATGAAAATCGGATTGATTCGCCACTACCGGGTATTGAAGCCGCTCCCGGACAAAAAGCTCGTATCGGGAGCGGAGCTTGGACGCTGGTTCGCCGAGTACGAGGAAGCCGATATCGAATTGGGAACGACCGCGCTCGGCGATACCCGCTGGAGCCGCTGCTTTTCCAGCGACCTGCCGCGAGCCGCCAAAACGGCCGAACATGTTTTCCGGGGACCCGTGCGTTTCCTTCCCGATCTTCGGGAAATTCCGGCGCCGGAGTTCGGCCGTTGGCTGAAGCTGCCCGTTCCGGCCTGGTTCGTGCTCATCCGGGCGTCGGAATGGATCAACCGCAAGTCGCGGCGGGACATCAAGGAAGCGAAGCGGCGCATCGCGCGCGTGCTCGACGAGGCGCTCTCGGAATCCGAAGCCGACACGCTTATCGTCAGCCATGCCGCGATGATGGTCTATTTGCGCAAAGAGCTCATCGCAAGAGGCTTCAAGGGACCGTCCTTTTTCGTACCGGAAAACGGCCGGCTGTATGTATTCGAAAAAGACAACGAACTGGAGGAAAAGTAA
- a CDS encoding extracellular solute-binding protein: MKKKWTSVLAVSVALSAVLAGCGGNGNAPEASGSPSASPSPSASASPSESPSPEKVENFTVSLRHIQIGDPQKFRKAILDDVVKKTEEEVPGLKFELDGVEDSVNRFTKLPAEMAAGNPPKIMSIFGGAGDTQKYAKAGRLLDLTPILDELGLKDQFLNVLDPFSVDGKVYGLPIGGNTEGIFYNTELFAQYGLNPPTTWDDLIKAADTLKENGITPFAVGSKGAWVPNMTINTFIGRLAGPETITGFTTGAAKWNSPDVVAAYTLYKEWVDKGYFTKGELGKEYGDMLNDFVAGKAGMMFDGSWRSSAFKNDAVGAAVAGKVAFVTLPALPNGKGDQTSVNANYGEGYGFSADLNENELKAVKAFIKNMYSDEMQLRGLLEDGVLPSMKLSEASVAQVSDPIVKQVLDVLNGAGVTFPHFDSVVQSKVYTETETQLQKLIAGKATPQEVADAIQKVQDAENAAAVQ, translated from the coding sequence GTGAAAAAGAAATGGACATCCGTCTTGGCCGTCTCCGTCGCTTTATCCGCGGTCTTGGCCGGGTGCGGCGGCAACGGCAACGCTCCGGAAGCGAGCGGCAGCCCGTCGGCAAGCCCGAGCCCGAGCGCTTCGGCATCGCCGAGCGAATCCCCGTCTCCGGAGAAGGTTGAAAACTTTACGGTATCGCTCCGTCATATTCAAATCGGCGATCCGCAGAAGTTCCGCAAAGCGATTCTCGACGACGTCGTCAAAAAAACCGAAGAAGAAGTGCCCGGCCTCAAATTCGAGCTGGACGGCGTGGAAGACAGCGTCAACCGCTTCACGAAGCTTCCGGCCGAAATGGCCGCCGGCAATCCTCCTAAAATCATGTCCATCTTCGGCGGCGCGGGCGACACGCAAAAATACGCAAAGGCGGGACGCCTGCTCGATCTGACGCCGATTCTCGACGAGCTGGGGCTTAAGGACCAGTTCCTCAACGTGCTCGACCCGTTCTCGGTCGACGGCAAAGTATACGGGCTGCCGATCGGCGGCAATACCGAGGGCATTTTCTACAACACCGAATTGTTCGCGCAGTACGGCCTGAACCCGCCGACGACGTGGGACGATCTGATCAAGGCGGCCGATACGCTGAAGGAAAACGGCATCACGCCGTTCGCCGTAGGCTCCAAGGGCGCATGGGTGCCGAACATGACGATCAACACGTTCATCGGCCGCCTGGCCGGGCCCGAGACGATCACGGGCTTCACGACAGGCGCCGCCAAGTGGAATTCGCCCGACGTCGTCGCAGCCTATACGCTCTACAAGGAATGGGTCGATAAAGGGTACTTCACGAAGGGCGAGCTGGGCAAGGAATACGGCGACATGCTGAACGATTTCGTGGCGGGCAAAGCCGGGATGATGTTCGACGGTTCGTGGCGCTCCTCGGCGTTCAAGAACGATGCCGTAGGCGCGGCCGTCGCCGGCAAGGTGGCGTTCGTGACGCTGCCGGCGCTGCCGAACGGCAAGGGCGACCAAACGTCCGTCAACGCCAACTACGGCGAAGGCTACGGCTTCTCCGCCGATCTGAACGAAAACGAGCTGAAAGCGGTCAAAGCGTTCATCAAAAATATGTACAGCGACGAAATGCAGCTTCGCGGCTTGCTCGAGGACGGCGTGCTGCCTTCGATGAAGCTGTCGGAGGCGTCCGTCGCCCAGGTGAGCGACCCGATCGTGAAGCAGGTGCTCGACGTATTGAACGGAGCGGGCGTGACGTTCCCGCATTTCGATTCCGTCGTTCAATCGAAAGTTTACACCGAAACCGAGACGCAGCTGCAAAAGCTGATCGCCGGCAAAGCGACGCCTCAGGAAGTGGCCGACGCCATCCAGAAGGTGCAGGACGCCGAAAACGCGGCCGCAGTCCAATAA
- a CDS encoding carbohydrate ABC transporter permease → MKNALRNPYVYLMFVLPTIALYFLFFIYPMLTSVYYGFTDWDGLNRQNFIGFDNFATAFQDPEFRASIVNNVYILLFSCCVQVPLIVVFSLLISNVKRFQGFYKTTVFMPSILSTSVIGILWGYIYDPDVGLLNNLLGLLGIDPIYWLAESRWAMISILITNAWQWMGFYIVLILAAILAIPRDIDEAAKIDGATGVQRAWYLTVPLIKPIVNVVIMLSIAGALRVVDIVLVMTNGGPAGATEVMASYMVNKAIKYGEYGYGTALSIVIFIFALVLTALYQVLFARRQERIEY, encoded by the coding sequence ATGAAAAATGCGCTTCGCAATCCTTATGTATATTTGATGTTCGTTTTGCCTACGATCGCGCTTTACTTTCTGTTTTTCATCTATCCGATGCTTACTTCCGTATATTACGGATTTACGGACTGGGACGGGCTCAACCGGCAAAATTTCATCGGCTTCGACAATTTCGCCACCGCCTTTCAAGACCCCGAGTTTCGGGCCTCGATCGTGAACAACGTCTATATTTTGCTGTTTTCGTGCTGCGTGCAGGTGCCGCTCATCGTCGTTTTCTCCCTGCTTATCAGCAACGTCAAACGGTTTCAGGGATTTTACAAAACGACCGTGTTCATGCCGTCCATTCTGTCCACCTCGGTCATCGGCATTTTGTGGGGGTACATTTACGATCCGGACGTGGGGCTCCTCAACAATTTGCTGGGGCTGCTCGGCATCGACCCGATCTACTGGCTGGCGGAATCGCGGTGGGCGATGATCTCGATTTTGATCACGAACGCCTGGCAGTGGATGGGCTTTTATATCGTCCTCATTCTCGCCGCCATCCTGGCCATCCCGAGGGACATCGACGAGGCGGCCAAAATCGACGGCGCGACCGGCGTGCAGCGGGCGTGGTACTTGACCGTGCCGCTCATCAAACCGATCGTCAACGTCGTCATCATGCTGTCGATCGCGGGCGCCCTGCGCGTCGTCGACATCGTGCTCGTCATGACGAACGGGGGGCCGGCGGGCGCGACCGAAGTGATGGCTTCCTACATGGTGAACAAAGCGATCAAGTACGGGGAATACGGCTACGGCACGGCGCTGTCGATCGTCATTTTCATTTTTGCGCTCGTTCTTACCGCCCTGTACCAGGTCTTGTTCGCGAGAAGACAGGAAAGGATTGAATACTGA
- a CDS encoding carbohydrate ABC transporter permease, producing MPAAVKKTIPHVVMMAYVVVILLPFLFVLLSSFKANNTEIATRPFGLPTVWEFGNYKEAWVKANINVYFFNSLYLSLSSAVVGVLLAAGTAFALTRMKFVRASGWIYQFVLIGMLIPGNVLFIAQYLLVRNLGILNTHWSLFLPYTAGALPLSVLLISAFMRSIPNELEEAAIVDGLSAPGLFFRIVLPLTVPALVTVFIVNFLGNWNEYLLANFFLSKDSLRTLPTGMVGFRDAFQTNYALVCTGIVFSVVPVLVIYAFLQKKIIEGLTAGSVKG from the coding sequence ATGCCGGCCGCCGTCAAAAAAACGATACCGCATGTCGTCATGATGGCGTACGTCGTCGTCATTCTGCTGCCGTTCCTGTTCGTCCTGCTGTCTTCTTTCAAGGCGAACAATACCGAGATCGCGACGCGCCCGTTCGGCCTGCCGACCGTTTGGGAATTCGGGAATTACAAGGAAGCGTGGGTCAAGGCGAACATCAACGTCTATTTTTTCAACAGCCTGTACTTGTCGCTCTCCTCGGCGGTCGTCGGCGTCCTGCTGGCGGCGGGAACCGCGTTCGCGCTGACCCGCATGAAGTTCGTCCGGGCAAGCGGCTGGATTTACCAGTTCGTGCTGATCGGCATGCTTATCCCCGGCAACGTGCTGTTTATCGCGCAATATTTGCTCGTGCGGAATCTGGGCATCCTGAACACGCATTGGTCGCTGTTTTTGCCGTATACGGCCGGAGCGCTGCCGCTCAGCGTCCTGCTGATCTCGGCGTTCATGCGTTCGATTCCGAACGAGCTGGAAGAAGCGGCGATCGTCGACGGCCTGAGCGCCCCGGGGCTGTTTTTCCGGATCGTGCTGCCGCTGACGGTGCCGGCTCTCGTGACGGTGTTCATCGTCAATTTTCTGGGCAACTGGAACGAATACTTGCTGGCGAATTTCTTTTTGAGCAAGGACTCGCTTCGGACGCTTCCGACCGGCATGGTCGGCTTTCGCGACGCGTTCCAAACGAATTACGCGCTCGTCTGCACCGGCATCGTGTTCAGCGTCGTGCCGGTTCTCGTCATCTACGCCTTCCTGCAGAAAAAAATCATCGAAGGGCTGACGGCGGGAAGCGTTAAGGGGTAA
- a CDS encoding IS110 family transposase: MDAVRQICAGLDVHQETVVACVLSGSLEHKPKSEIRTFGTTTRELLELQDWLEERECREVAMESTGVLWKPIWNVLESTCELTLANARQIQKMPGRKTDVQDAQWIAQLHRCGLVQPSMVAPQEIRELRDLTRYRRKLVQQTTSEKNRVHKILQDANIKLTTFMSDLFGVSGRALLDRLVDGEVLEEAEVRQLVKSQLKKKVKPLMDALNGKLLKHHREMIKYHLEHLKFLEDQIGRLEEKVQALIQPYEEEVKLLDTIPGMDRTAAITLLAEITPNAAKHFSSDAKLASWVGVAPGNNESAGVKKKVKARKGNKHAKGILCQAAWANARSSNRIGDYFRRVRKRRGDQKAAVATAHLILRIAYAMLRDRVNYQEIESTVFQESTSKMVERLTKQLHQLGYNVDLKPTGTT; this comes from the coding sequence ATGGATGCTGTACGTCAAATTTGTGCTGGTCTGGACGTCCATCAGGAAACCGTAGTTGCATGTGTGTTGTCGGGTTCGTTGGAACACAAACCCAAGTCCGAAATCCGCACGTTCGGTACCACTACCCGCGAATTGCTGGAGCTGCAGGATTGGCTCGAGGAGCGCGAGTGCCGAGAGGTAGCGATGGAGAGCACCGGTGTGCTGTGGAAGCCAATATGGAACGTCCTGGAGTCCACCTGTGAATTGACTCTCGCCAATGCGCGGCAGATTCAAAAGATGCCGGGACGTAAAACCGACGTTCAAGACGCACAGTGGATCGCCCAGTTGCACCGCTGCGGGTTGGTACAACCCAGCATGGTCGCCCCACAAGAAATCCGTGAGCTTCGGGACTTGACGCGGTATCGTCGCAAACTGGTGCAGCAAACGACCTCCGAGAAGAACCGTGTTCACAAAATCTTGCAGGATGCCAACATCAAGCTCACCACCTTTATGTCCGATTTGTTTGGCGTCTCCGGCCGGGCTTTATTAGACCGACTTGTCGACGGCGAGGTATTGGAGGAGGCGGAAGTTCGCCAGCTCGTCAAATCCCAGTTGAAGAAGAAAGTCAAACCACTCATGGACGCACTGAATGGTAAACTGCTGAAACATCATCGCGAAATGATCAAGTACCACCTGGAGCACCTGAAGTTTCTCGAGGATCAAATTGGGCGGTTAGAAGAGAAAGTTCAAGCGCTGATCCAACCATACGAAGAAGAGGTGAAATTGCTAGATACGATTCCCGGCATGGATCGCACAGCGGCAATCACGCTGCTGGCTGAAATTACGCCTAATGCGGCTAAGCATTTCTCGTCAGATGCCAAGCTGGCCTCTTGGGTCGGTGTAGCCCCTGGGAACAACGAAAGTGCAGGCGTAAAAAAAAAAGTTAAAGCCCGTAAAGGGAACAAACATGCAAAAGGGATCTTATGCCAAGCGGCATGGGCAAACGCTAGAAGCAGCAACCGAATTGGCGACTATTTCAGGAGGGTAAGAAAGCGCCGAGGTGACCAAAAAGCAGCTGTCGCCACAGCCCATCTGATTTTGCGAATCGCCTATGCGATGCTTCGAGACCGGGTAAATTACCAGGAAATTGAATCCACCGTATTTCAGGAGTCGACCTCCAAGATGGTGGAACGTTTAACGAAACAGTTGCACCAGCTTGGATATAATGTCGATTTGAAACCTACTGGAACAACCTAA
- a CDS encoding DNA-deoxyinosine glycosylase, whose protein sequence is MGSDGRIRSFPPIVNERSRILILGSMPGVASLKAFEYYGNPRNYLWRIVYGLFGDPVPDDAYEDRLKFALEHGIALWDTIASCERKGSLDSEIREEEPNDIPGLLRRFPGIQALVCNGTQSYSVLRRFFGSAPEVAERTVLRLPSTSPIPTRDYRGLEDRLAAWRRELAPLLPSPQR, encoded by the coding sequence ATGGGAAGCGATGGGCGGATACGTTCGTTTCCTCCGATCGTGAACGAGCGTTCGAGGATTTTGATATTGGGCAGCATGCCGGGCGTGGCTTCGCTCAAAGCATTCGAATATTACGGCAATCCCCGGAACTATTTGTGGCGGATTGTTTATGGTCTGTTCGGAGATCCGGTACCGGACGACGCTTACGAGGACAGGCTGAAATTCGCGCTCGAACACGGGATCGCGCTTTGGGATACGATTGCTTCGTGCGAGCGGAAGGGGAGTCTGGACAGCGAAATCAGGGAAGAGGAGCCGAACGACATTCCGGGCCTTCTCCGCCGCTTCCCGGGCATCCAGGCGCTCGTTTGCAACGGGACGCAGTCGTATTCCGTGCTGCGCCGTTTTTTCGGCTCGGCGCCGGAGGTGGCGGAGCGGACGGTGCTTCGCTTGCCGTCCACGAGCCCGATTCCGACCCGCGACTATCGCGGGCTGGAGGATCGGCTCGCGGCCTGGCGGCGGGAACTCGCTCCTCTGCTGCCGTCTCCGCAACGCTGA
- a CDS encoding HD domain-containing phosphohydrolase yields MKQELSSEQLLSVIFDYMAKITGENQLERVLVLMANMGREMIVADRCAVWLIDEVNEELFTTVAHGTKPIRIPYGSGLVGHSIRTGEPIVIEDAAADPRHHAETDRITGYVTKSVITIPFRNSDGRIIGAYQAVNKLTEAAIFTSKDIELLSLAASYAGKSLESVMLHQEIIDTQREIISTMGEIGEIRSKETGNHVKRVAEFSYALARSLGLSEHDADVLRTVSPMHDIGKVAIPDSILNKPGKLTDAEYDIIKSHTMIGHQLLRGSRRELLHAAAIVAEQHHEKWNGEGYPNGLAGEEIHIFGRITAVADVFDALSAERVYKAAWPIEKIEQLFRDERGKHFDPDVVDAFFRVLPELIEIRDRFSDKEA; encoded by the coding sequence ATGAAACAGGAATTGTCGTCGGAACAACTCCTAAGCGTAATTTTTGATTATATGGCCAAAATTACCGGGGAAAATCAGCTGGAACGAGTGTTGGTCCTCATGGCCAACATGGGCAGGGAAATGATCGTGGCGGACCGCTGCGCGGTATGGCTGATCGACGAGGTCAACGAAGAGCTGTTCACGACCGTCGCGCATGGCACGAAGCCGATACGCATTCCGTACGGGAGCGGCCTTGTCGGACATTCCATCCGAACCGGGGAACCGATCGTCATCGAGGATGCGGCTGCGGACCCGAGACATCATGCCGAAACCGATCGCATAACCGGTTACGTCACCAAATCCGTCATCACCATTCCGTTCCGGAACAGCGATGGCCGCATCATCGGCGCCTATCAGGCGGTCAACAAGCTGACCGAAGCCGCGATATTCACTTCCAAGGATATCGAGCTTCTGTCGCTTGCCGCTTCCTATGCGGGCAAATCGCTCGAGTCCGTCATGCTCCATCAGGAGATTATCGACACCCAGCGGGAAATTATTTCGACGATGGGCGAAATCGGCGAAATCCGATCCAAGGAGACCGGCAATCACGTAAAGCGCGTGGCGGAATTTTCGTATGCGCTCGCTCGTTCGCTCGGCCTGTCGGAACACGACGCCGACGTCCTGCGGACGGTGTCCCCGATGCATGACATCGGCAAGGTCGCCATTCCCGACTCCATTTTGAACAAGCCGGGAAAGCTGACGGACGCCGAATACGACATTATCAAGTCCCACACGATGATCGGGCACCAGCTGCTGCGGGGTTCCCGCCGCGAGCTGCTTCATGCCGCCGCCATCGTGGCGGAGCAGCACCATGAAAAATGGAATGGAGAGGGCTACCCGAACGGGCTGGCGGGCGAAGAGATTCACATTTTCGGACGGATCACGGCCGTAGCGGACGTCTTCGACGCGCTGAGCGCGGAACGCGTCTACAAAGCGGCCTGGCCGATCGAAAAAATCGAGCAGCTGTTTCGCGACGAGCGGGGCAAGCATTTCGATCCCGACGTCGTGGACGCGTTTTTCCGCGTGCTGCCGGAGCTGATCGAAATTCGCGACCGCTTCTCCGACAAAGAAGCCTGA